GGTGTAGCAAGCCATAAATACGAACGAACGTTCGCTCAATATTTTTCCAGCGGGCTCCCCGGACCCGACCGCCGGGTTCAAGGGGCAGACGCAGAACACAGAGGTCGTGGCGCCGGTACAGCATGCATTTCAAGGACTTGAGCGCTGTGCCGGTCAAATTCCAGACAAGTCATTTAAGGGACAATCAATGCAATTCGGTGTAATGCAAAAAATCCTTCAGGCCATCCTGGCGCTGGCGCTGTTTTCCATGTGCCCGCCCGTTATGGCCCAAACCCTCAAGCACTACGATCTGCTTCTCGACGATAAGAAGATCGGAGGCGTCACGATGAAGACAGATGATCTTGCGCAGGGAGGACGCAAGGTCACACAGTTTCTCCGGATCAAGACGGGTGGTTTCTGGGGCAAGATCGATATCCGGGGCACGCTGGAAGAGCGTATTTCCGCTTCAGGGCAACTTCTGGAAGCCAGCAACGAACTGAAAGAGAACAAGAAGGTCTTCTGGAGCAAGCTTCAGCTCTCGGGCGAGGAATACCTGTCCTTTCGCTCCCAGATGAAGGACAAGGGCGAGAAGGACATGGACGAACTGAAAGACCTGGCGACAGGCGTTGCCACCTTTCTCGTTCCAGAGGTCGGTGACGTGATTGAAATCGGAACCTTGCTCTTATCCGACGACAAGAATTCGCCCCGGAACGACAGATTGACCGCCAGCAGTTTCGACACCAGCCTTGTCGGGCTGCCTTTCTACTGGCAGCGTAATGCCTTTCGCCTGCCCGGAAACCTGCGCATTTTCGACACGCAGGACATGGTGATCCTCATGGCCAAGGTGGAAGATCTGGGAACAGAGCACCTGGTGTCAGGGACGAAGCAGATCCCGGCAAGACACTATCGGCTCAAGGTCAAGGGCACCGATCCGATTGATGTCTGGTTGTTCCGTTCGGCAGACGGCCACGCCTATTTTGCCAAATTGACCGGCAAGGAAGACGGCAGTCTGTTTCAGGTCTGCCTGCAGGCCGGCCAGCAGTAAACTCAGCGACCAGCTACAGAAGCAAAGATTGCCAAACACCAACAAAAAAGACCCGGCATGTTCCCATGCCGGGTCTCGCGCCACTCACCTGGAGTGTATCAGGCGACCAGTTCGTCGAAGGCCGACAGGATCTGTTCGACTTCAGCGACCTGCTCATCAAGCATTTGCTTCTGCTCGATCAGGATATCCTGCTGTGCGCGGCAGATTTCCTGAAGTTCTTTATACTGGTCGTTGCGATTGCCATTGCCTTCCACCAGCTTGATGACCCGGCGGATCTCGGCAAGGGTCAGACCGATTTTCTTGGCCTGCAGGATGACCCGCATCCGTGAGACGTCGCGCGCACCGTAAAATCGGCGAGCGCCTTTGCGCACGGGATTGAGGAGACCTTTTTCCTCATAGAAACGAAGTGTGCGGAGCGTTACATCAAACCGTTCCGACATTTCGGAAATCGCAAGAGCGCGATCTTCCAGAACCACTTCCTGTCCCGGACCTGCAATATCCGGGATCACGACCATTTTGGTTGCTACATTGTTCATACTTTTAAGCCCGATCTTGTCTTTTTGTTCCAAGTCTGGCTGGGTCTTGCAGCACTCCCGACCTTCCGGTCCCACCTCCGGTCAATCGGGTCCCACTAGCACGGCAATAACAGCCTCTGTAGCTTGAAGCGCAATGCTCACCGCTCAAGAAGCTCCCAACAGCAAACTCATAGGAGACTAAGCAGTAGTCTAATACACCGGATCGATAGTTAAAATCTACGGAAAAATTGGAAATATTGCAGATTTTCCGCAGAAGTTTCAGATAAGGAAAAACAAAATCTCGCCACCAAACCAAAAGAACACGCAACAGGGAATGGTTATTTCCAAAGATAATTACCCCTGATGGCCATAAATATGAATTATCGATAATCTAAATCTAATAAATAAACTTTTTTGGAATTGGCTTATCCCCGACGAATTTTCTTAACCCCACGGCAACGCACACCGGAAAACTACTTAAATCTCTTTGTGTTAACCCTGACATTTATTACAGGATGCTAAAAACCCTTAGGGCATATGTAGAATATAATTTCAAACCAAACAGTTTGGAATCTTTCCAAAAACTTCCCTAAAGTCCGAAAAATCCGATCCAAAACGATGCGTTGCTCAAACGTTGCTGTAAATCTGCATTGTGTTATTCATTTTTGCATTTGGGCCGTCGCAGCACGACCCAAAAGCGCACAAAAAGAGCACATTGTGCACTTCTTGATTGACAATTCGGCACCAAGGTTATTTCTGTCAAGAAATAGGGGACGTGCGCTGCAACAAGCGGCGCATGAAACCAAGGCATTCCGGAATAAGACAAAATGGCCGATTCGAAATCCAAAGACCCTGTACCCGGCATGACCCCGCAGC
This genomic interval from Labrenzia sp. VG12 contains the following:
- a CDS encoding DUF6134 family protein produces the protein MQFGVMQKILQAILALALFSMCPPVMAQTLKHYDLLLDDKKIGGVTMKTDDLAQGGRKVTQFLRIKTGGFWGKIDIRGTLEERISASGQLLEASNELKENKKVFWSKLQLSGEEYLSFRSQMKDKGEKDMDELKDLATGVATFLVPEVGDVIEIGTLLLSDDKNSPRNDRLTASSFDTSLVGLPFYWQRNAFRLPGNLRIFDTQDMVILMAKVEDLGTEHLVSGTKQIPARHYRLKVKGTDPIDVWLFRSADGHAYFAKLTGKEDGSLFQVCLQAGQQ
- a CDS encoding MerR family transcriptional regulator, whose product is MNNVATKMVVIPDIAGPGQEVVLEDRALAISEMSERFDVTLRTLRFYEEKGLLNPVRKGARRFYGARDVSRMRVILQAKKIGLTLAEIRRVIKLVEGNGNRNDQYKELQEICRAQQDILIEQKQMLDEQVAEVEQILSAFDELVA